Sequence from the Pseudomonadota bacterium genome:
GATACTGGAGACTTCCCATCACCTCGTCGTAGCCGGGGTGGAAGTCGATGAGGCAGGCCAGCTCATCGATGCCGGCGCGTGCGAAAGCCTCCACGTGCGGGCGCAGGTCCCCCACGCCGCCGATTAGTGAACGCCCGTCCAGGAAGCCTTCGAAACCGAAACGCAGGAGCGTCTCTAAGTCGGCGCTCGTCAGGTCGTCCATGCTGACCCCAAGCCCGAGGCTCTGCGCAAGCCCGTCGAGCAGGTGATAGTGGGACTTGAGGTACTCGTGGAAGGGGGCTTCGATCTGCTCGCGTACGCTTGCAAGATCGGGTCCCACGAACGTGTGCACCATCATGGCCACGCGCCGGCTGGACGGATCG
This genomic interval carries:
- a CDS encoding LLM class flavin-dependent oxidoreductase encodes the protein ASSEPGFLRAAAIGAPVLTSLLNTTVDAVAANVARYREALAEHGFDPSSRRVAMMVHTFVGPDLASVREQIEAPFHEYLKSHYHLLDGLAQSLGLGVSMDDLTSADLETLLRFGFEGFLDGRSLIGGVGDLRPHVEAFARAGIDELACLIDFHPGYDEVMGSLQYLSALKEECFGLASGATA